The following are encoded in a window of Sebastes umbrosus isolate fSebUmb1 chromosome 7, fSebUmb1.pri, whole genome shotgun sequence genomic DNA:
- the LOC119490982 gene encoding olfactory receptor 11A1-like, whose amino-acid sequence MMMMNSTQVSYFSLTAYFDTGLFKYLYFIIIMCLYVLIISANVLLIVVICSNRSLHEPMHLFLCSLFVNELYGSTGLFPFLLVQILSDIHTVAAPLCFLQIFCLYSYGGVEFLTLAVMSYDRYLAICYPLQYNTRMTHTKVTVLTALIWFYPLVVNTYIVSGLTVPLRLCGNVINKVYCDNYYVVKLACSDTSVNNIFGLAHMFTVIFALIILILFSYMRILRVCFSGSKQTRQKAVSTCTPHLASLLNFSFGCFFEIVQSRFNISNLPNMFRVFLSLYWLTCQPLINPLLYGLKMSKIRIICRSLLSY is encoded by the coding sequence atgatgatgatgaactcTACTCAGGTTTCATATTTCTCACTAACTGCCTACTTTGACACCGGGCTGTTTAAATATCTCTACTTCATTATtatcatgtgtttgtatgtgttgaTCATTAGTGCCAATGTGTTGCTCATCGTGGTTATCTGTAGTAACAGAAGCTTACATGAACCTATGCACCTTTTCCTGTGCAGCCTGTTTGTAAATGAACTGTATGGTAGTACAGGGTTGTTTCCATTCCTTCTGGTTCAGATCCTCTCTGACATTCACACTGTTGCTGCTCCGCTCTGCTTCCTGCAGATCTTCTGTCTGTACTCATACGGCGGCGTTGAGTTTCTGACGTTAGCCGTCATGTCTTACGACCGCTACCTGGCCATCTGTTATCCTCTGCAGTACAACACACGTATGACTCATACTAAGGTCACGGTTCTGACGGCTCTGATCTGGTTCTACCCGTTAGTGGTGAACACGTACATCGTATCGGGTCTGACGGTTCCTCTTCGGCTGTGTGGGAACGTCATCAACAAAGTCTACTGTGATAACTACTACGTGGTTAAACTGGCCTGCTCCGACACCTCCGTCAACAACATCTTTGGACTCGCTCACATGTTCACCGTCATCTTTGCTCTGATCATATTGATCCTGTTCTCCTACATGAGGATCCTCAGAGTGTGTTTCTCTGGTTCTAAACAGACCCGACAGAAAGCTGTCAGTACCTGCACACCTCACCTCGCCTCTCTGCTCAACTTCTCCTTCGGCTGCTTCTTTGAGATCGTTCAGAGCCGGTTTAACATCTCTAATCTCCCCAACATGTTCCGGGTGTTTCTGTCGTTATACTGGCTGACCTGCCAGCCGCTCATCAACCCTCTACTGTACGGCCTGAAGATGTCCAAGATACGCATCATATGTAGGAGTCTGCTCTCCTATTAA